AATGTCCCTTGCGGATTATTTTTCCACAAGGTAAAGATATTGCTGGTTAAACCACTAGCAAGGTATTCAAAATAATACAGTTCTCTATTTATCGCCCTAAATTTCCCAATTTCTGAAAGAGCAATATAAAAAATTTCTTCGGATAAAAATGTCTCATTTGGATAATGAGGAAATCGTACAGCTTTTACGCTAGCATTCTTGATAACAATAGCCGTTTCTATCGCTAGGCCATACTTTAATTTTATTTCAGGGATTGATACTTGTGTCACTTGCTCTGGCAACCAAGATGGTCTTTGACTAACAGGAGATTTAGGATAAACGAGTCCAACTTCCTCTTGCGACAAAGAATTTATATCTTTTAAGATGAGGGAGACGGCTTCATCACTCAGCCAATCATCACTATCAACGACCATATGATAATCCGATTCAGCCATATAATCCAAAGCTAGGTTATAGGCAGTATGCTTTCCCCCATTTTCTTTTGGTAAATAAATGATATCAAACTGGCTAACTCCACTAAGACTTGCAATCCAATCTTGTGTTTGATCGCTGGACCCATCATCTACTACTAGCCAACTAAACTCATGACAAGTCTGAGATTGTAAGGATTGATAAAGTTTTTTTAATTCCTGACACCGATTATAGGTAGGAGTTACAATATAAAATTTCACAGCTTCCTCACTTTATTTTTTTCAATTTTTAGTAGCCTATT
The window above is part of the Streptococcus himalayensis genome. Proteins encoded here:
- a CDS encoding glycosyltransferase family 2 protein — encoded protein: MKFYIVTPTYNRCQELKKLYQSLQSQTCHEFSWLVVDDGSSDQTQDWIASLSGVSQFDIIYLPKENGGKHTAYNLALDYMAESDYHMVVDSDDWLSDEAVSLILKDINSLSQEEVGLVYPKSPVSQRPSWLPEQVTQVSIPEIKLKYGLAIETAIVIKNASVKAVRFPHYPNETFLSEEIFYIALSEIGKFRAINRELYYFEYLASGLTSNIFTLWKNNPQGTFLLFKEREQFISKNLVGKNKFLEMLKVTLNKEALRIALPNMQVKKNRFKKMLLRPLAYMVYLKRFK